Proteins co-encoded in one Capsicum annuum cultivar UCD-10X-F1 chromosome 9, UCD10Xv1.1, whole genome shotgun sequence genomic window:
- the LOC107843231 gene encoding putative late blight resistance protein homolog R1A-3: MGSEEKFLEVIKGSSQSHSSLSLISKYHRRLCVHSHFLDFMTSSPSGPSVRSFLVFASEEMELPREHTSFLHEAFRLVRVLDLKYINFPKFPNEIVQLVHLRYIALSGNFRVLPASISKLWNLETLIVGTKARELDILVDIWKMSQFKHLYTSGLSCLRGPPAKTRKDNEDPFVRRNIQTISTVLPDCCKENILARTPGLRKLGIRGKLATLVATNGDSSLFDNLAKLDNLETLKLLNDTFPIHPSQCQIPGLPQSYKFPSNLKKLTLSDSFLDWSHISTLGMLPNLEVLKLKDYAFKGTQWEPLDGGFRLLRVLHIGRTNLEHWNASVHHFPRLQQVFLKHCSCLNEIPFGLVEVPSLQNMELFWPTPAAAASARTIQQKKQGDIKDNVFKLVIYPPDI; this comes from the coding sequence ATGGGTTCAGAGGAGAAATTCTTGGAGGTGATCAAAGGATCTTCTCAGAGTCATTCTTCTTTGAGCTTGATTTCCAAATATCATCGTCGCCTTTGCGTGCATTCACATTTTCTGGACTTCATGACCTCAAGTCCTTCTGGTCCAAGTGTCCGTTCTTTCTTGGTTTTTGCCTCTGAAGAAATGGAATTGCCTCGTGAACATACATCTTTCCTTCATGAAGCATTTAGATTGGTACGGGTGTTGGACTTGAAGTATATCAATTTTCCGAAGTTTCCAAATGAGATAGTGCAGCTAGTTCACTTGAGATATATAGCTCTTTCTGGAAATTTCAGGGTGCTTCCTGCATCAATCTCCAAACTTTGGAACCTTGAGACACTAATTGTCGGAACAAAGGCACGTGAGCTTGACATTCTAGTGGATATATGGAAGATGTCCCAATTCAAACACTTGTACACTAGTGGGTTGAGCTGTTTACGTGGTCCTCCAGCCAAAACACGGAAGGATAACGAGGACCCATTTGTAAGAAGAAACATCCAAACCATTTCCACTGTTTTGCCTGATTGTTGTAAAGAAAATATATTGGCACGAACTCCTGGTCTAAGGAAGCTAGGAATTCGTGGGAAGTTAGCCACACTTGTGGCTACGAATGGAGACTCAAGCTTGTTTGATAATCTTGCCAAATTGGACAACCTGGAGACTCTGAAGCTGCTTAATGACACATTTCCCATTCACCCATCCCAATGTCAAATACCCGGTCTTCCCCAATCATACAAGTTCCCGTCGAACTTGAAGAAGCTGACGTTATCAGACAGCTTCCTTGATTGGAGCCATATATCTACACTAGGTATGCTGCCAAATCTTGAAGTGCTGAAACTAAAAGACTATGCTTTTAAGGGAACACAGTGGGAACCGCTTGATGGAGGCTTCCGTCTGCTTCGGGTTTTGCATATTGGAAGGACGAATTTGGAACACTGGAATGCTTCAGTCCATCACTTCCCTAGACTGCAACAAGTTTTCCTTAAGCACTGCTCATGCCTAAATGAAATCCCATTTGGTTTAGTGGAGGTGCCTTCACTCCAGAATATGGAGCTCTTTTGGCCCACTCCAGCTGCTGCAGCATCTGCCAGGACTATTCAGCAGAAGAAACAAGGAGATATCAAGGACAATGTGTTCAAGCTTGTCATCTATCCTCCAGATATTTAG